In Cydia strobilella chromosome 6, ilCydStro3.1, whole genome shotgun sequence, one DNA window encodes the following:
- the LOC134742251 gene encoding uncharacterized protein LOC134742251 isoform X1 produces MSTSSAHFGILPTFDHHSQTWKTFKSRLLQWFVANKINATSDATGEQRRAILLSTLIDGTYKLAADLALPKKIEEVPYEDVLKLLENHFVPKVFGFSERYKFYSAVQQNGETHTQWAARLRGLSADCDFTNVEEVLRDRFMMGMLPGRERDKVFTQDLKELTLTKAVELTNAVRCAREVSAGAGQTASTSDQLFKITSETKDSAREKCAVCGYSNHKTAECRFSNYRCKKCRGKGHLKKMCKTVKCIMANDVSEGDDVFTE; encoded by the coding sequence ATGTCCACGTCCAGTGCGCATTTCGGAATTTTGCCAACATTTGATCACCATTCGCAGACCTGGAAAACATTTAAATCTCGCTTATTGCAATGGTTTgtggcaaataaaataaatgcgacGTCGGACGCGACAGGCGAACAAAGGCGAGCGATTTTACTTAGCACACTCATTGACGGTACTTACAAACTCGCAGCGGATTTAGCGTTGCCCAAGAAGATAGAAGAAGTGCCATACGAAGATGTATTAAAGTTGTTGGAAAACCACTTTGTTCCAAAGGTGTTTGGTTTTAGTGAACGGTACAAATTCTATTCGGCCGTTCAACAAAACGGAGAAACGCATACCCAATGGGCGGCAAGGCTACGTGGTTTGTCAGCGGATTGCGACTTCACAAACGTAGAGGAAGTTCTTCGCGACAGATTTATGATGGGCATGCTGCCGGGACGGGAGCGGGACAAGGTTTTCACGCAGGACCTCAAGGAGCTGACGCTTACCAAGGCGGTGGAGTTAACTAACGCGGTGCGCTGCGCGCGGGAGGTGTCGGCGGGTGCGGGACAAACGGCCTCGACGAGTGACCAGCTGTTCAAGATCACCAGCGAGACCAAGGATTCGGCCCGTGAGAAATGTGCAGTGTGCGGTTATTCAAACCATAAGACGGCCGAATGTCGTTTTTCTAATTATCGATGCAAGAAATGCCGCGGTAaaggccatttaaaaaaaatgtgcaaaACAGTAAAGTGCATTATGGCGAATGACGTGAGCGAGGGAGACGACG
- the LOC134742251 gene encoding uncharacterized protein LOC134742251 isoform X2, whose product MSTSSAHFGILPTFDHHSQTWKTFKSRLLQWFVANKINATSDATGEQRRAILLSTLIDGTYKLAADLALPKKIEEVPYEDVLKLLENHFVPKVFGFSERYKFYSAVQQNGETHTQWAARLRGLSADCDFTNVEEVLRDRFMMGMLPGRERDKVFTQDLKELTLTKAVELTNAVRCAREVSAGAGQTASTSDQLFKITSETKDSAREKCAVCGYSNHKTAECRFSNYRCKKCRGKGHLKKMCKTVKCIMANDVSEGDDE is encoded by the coding sequence ATGTCCACGTCCAGTGCGCATTTCGGAATTTTGCCAACATTTGATCACCATTCGCAGACCTGGAAAACATTTAAATCTCGCTTATTGCAATGGTTTgtggcaaataaaataaatgcgacGTCGGACGCGACAGGCGAACAAAGGCGAGCGATTTTACTTAGCACACTCATTGACGGTACTTACAAACTCGCAGCGGATTTAGCGTTGCCCAAGAAGATAGAAGAAGTGCCATACGAAGATGTATTAAAGTTGTTGGAAAACCACTTTGTTCCAAAGGTGTTTGGTTTTAGTGAACGGTACAAATTCTATTCGGCCGTTCAACAAAACGGAGAAACGCATACCCAATGGGCGGCAAGGCTACGTGGTTTGTCAGCGGATTGCGACTTCACAAACGTAGAGGAAGTTCTTCGCGACAGATTTATGATGGGCATGCTGCCGGGACGGGAGCGGGACAAGGTTTTCACGCAGGACCTCAAGGAGCTGACGCTTACCAAGGCGGTGGAGTTAACTAACGCGGTGCGCTGCGCGCGGGAGGTGTCGGCGGGTGCGGGACAAACGGCCTCGACGAGTGACCAGCTGTTCAAGATCACCAGCGAGACCAAGGATTCGGCCCGTGAGAAATGTGCAGTGTGCGGTTATTCAAACCATAAGACGGCCGAATGTCGTTTTTCTAATTATCGATGCAAGAAATGCCGCGGTAaaggccatttaaaaaaaatgtgcaaaACAGTAAAGTGCATTATGGCGAATGACGTGAGCGAGGGAGACGACG